The Mycolicibacterium brumae DNA window ACCCCCGGCGAGCTGATGAAGATCGCGCTGGCCGCCTGCGCAGGGATGAGCGCCGACCAGCCGCTGGCCCGCCGACTCGGCGACGACTACGACGCCCGCGTCGAGGTGTCCGGGGACGCCGACCGGGACAACGAGGTGTACCCGGCGCTCGCCGAGACGCTGCGCATCGACCTGTCGCAGCTGACCGACGCCGAGGCCGCCCGGGTGCACACCGTGGTGGCCCGCGCCATCGACTCGGTGTGCACGGTCGGCCGGACGCTCAAGGCCGGAACCGAGATCACCTTCGAAATCGCCGACGGCCGCGGCCCCGAGGCATGAACACCGGCGACCCGGTCCGGCTCACCGCCTGGGTGCACGGCCATGTCCAGGGCGTGGGTTTCCGCTGGTGGACCCGGTCCCGCGCGCTGGAACTCGGCCTGACCGGCTACGCCAAGAACCAGGCCGACGGCCGGGTGCTCGTCGTCGCCCAGGGGCCGCGGCCGTCCTGCGAAAAACTGCTGGACCTGCTCCAAACCGGCCGCACGCCGGGCAGCGTGGACACCGTCGTCGCCGACTGGTCCGAGGCCGGCGAGCCGATCCGCGGCTTCTCCGAGCGGTAGCGGCCCATGCCCGAACGCCTGTCCGTGGACATCGTGCTGGAGAAGGACGTCGCGGTGCGGCTGCGCGACGGGGTGACCATCTACGTGGACGTGGTCCGACCGGCGGGCGCCGAGCAGGTCCAGGTGATCGTCGCGTGGAGCCCCTACGGCAAGGCCCAGGGCAGCTCGGCGGCCGCCCGCGGAGTGTTCGGACTCGTCGGCCTCGAGGACGCCATCGTGTCGGGCCTGCACAAATTCGAGGGGCCCGACCCCGCCTACTGGTGCGGCCACGGTTACGCGGTCTGCAACCCCGACCCGCGCGGCATCACCGACTCCGAAGGCGACAGCGTGCTGTGGGACCGCCAGGAAGGCCGGGACTGCCACGATCTGATCGAGTGGCTGGCCGAACAGCCCTGGTGCACCGGCAAGGTGGGGATGAGCGGAACCTCCTACCTCGCCGTCGCACAATGGTTCACCGCCGCCGAGCAGCCGCCGCACCTGGCGGCGATCAACCCCGTGGGAAGGCGTCAGCGACGTCTACCGCGACCTGGCGGTGCGCGGCGGGATACCCGACACCGGGTTCGCCCGGCAACTACAGGACCACAGCTTCCGCGGGAAGCAGCGGCAAGAGGACCTGCTCGCCGAGGTCGCGCGCTATCCGCTGGTCAACGAGATGTGGGAGAACAAGATCCCGCGCTTCGATCAGATCACCACACCTGCCTACGTGGTGGCCAGCTACTCCAACACCCTGCACACGCCCGGCGCCTTCCGCGCGTGGCGACGGATGGCGTCGGAGCAGAAGTGGCTGCGCGTCCACAACAGCCAGGAATGGCCCGACTACTACGACGAGGCGAACCGGGAGGACCTGCGCCGCTTCTTCGACCACTACCTCATTGGCGCCGACAACGGCTGGGAGCACACCCCGCGGGTGCGCTATGCGCTGCTCGACCTGTGCGGCGGCGACCAGACCCAGCTGCCCGCCGACCAGTTCCCGCCGGGTGACGTCGCGCAGACGAAGTACTACCTGGACGGGGCATCCCGCACGCTGCGAACCGCGCCGCCTGCCGCCGCCGACACAGCGGCCTACGACACCCAGGGCGCGGCGAACCTGGTCTCCTTCCTGCTCGGATTCGATGAGGAAACCATCGTGGTCGGGTACCCGAAGGCGCGGCTGTGGGTGGAGGCGCGCGACGCCGACGATATGGACCTGTTCGTGTTCCTGCAGAAGCTCGACGCCCAGGGCACACCGCTGCAGGAGTTCACCGTCCCCAACCAGAGCGCGCGGATCCACGACGTCACCGAACACGGGGCGACGATCCTGCGGTACAAGGGATCCGAGGGCCGGCTGCGCGTCTCCCTGCGGGAACTCGACCCGGCGCACTCGACCGACGAGATCCCCGCGCACCGCTTCGACCGAGTGGCCAAACTGAGCCCCGGCGAAGTCGTCGAGGAAAAGATCGAACTGATGCCCGTCGGACTGGTGCTCCGCCCCGGCGAGCGTCTGCGACTGGTGATCAGCGGGCGCAATCTCTTCGGCGGCTGGATGCCCGGACTGCGGGAGTACGCGCCGGCCAACCGCGGGCAGCATGTGTTCCACACCGGCGGCGCGCGGCTCTCCTATCTGCAACTGCCGATTACGCACCGGTAATCTGGCCCGTTATGCACCTCAAGAGTCTGACGCTGAAGGGCTTCAAGTCCTTCGCCTCGCCGACGACTCTGCGCTTCGAACCGGGCATCACCTGCGTGGTGGGACCCAACGGATCCGGGAAATCCAACGTCGTCGACGCGCTGACCTGGGTGATGGGGGAGCAGGGCGCCAAGGCGCTGCGCGGCGGGAAGATGGAAGACGTCATCTTCGCCGGCACCTCCAACCGGGCCCCGCTGGGCCGTGCCGAGGTCACCCTCACCATCGACAACTCCGACGGCGCGCTGCCCATCGAGTACTCCGAGGTGTCGGTCACCCGGCGGATGTTCCGCGACGGGGCCGGCGAATACGAGATCAACGGCTCGTCCTGCCGGCTGATGGACGTCCAAGAACTGCTCAGCGACTCCGGCATCGGCCGCGAGATGCACGTCATCGTCGGCCAGGGGCGGCTGTCCCAGATCCTGGAGTCCCGCCCGGAGGACCGCCGCGCCTTCATCGAAGAGGCCGCCGGCGTGCTCAAGCACCGCAAACGCAAAGAGAAGGCGGTCCGCAAGCTCGACGCGATGGCAGCCAACCTGGCCCGGCTGACCGACCTGACCACCGAGCTGCGCCGCCAGCTCAAACCACTGGGCCGCCAGGCCGAGGTGGCCCGGCGCGCGGCGACCATCCAGGCCGACCTGCGCGATGCCCGGCTGCGGCTGGCCGCCGACGACCTGGTCGCCCGGCAGACCGAGTTCGCCGGCGTCGGCGACACCGAGGCGGTGCTGCGCCGCGAGCACGAGGACGCCGCCGAGCGGCTCGCCGTCGCCGCCGCCGAACTGGCCGCCCACGAGACCGCGGTCGCCGAGCTGACCCAGCGCGCCGA harbors:
- a CDS encoding CocE/NonD family hydrolase C-terminal non-catalytic domain-containing protein, which codes for MRGGIPDTGFARQLQDHSFRGKQRQEDLLAEVARYPLVNEMWENKIPRFDQITTPAYVVASYSNTLHTPGAFRAWRRMASEQKWLRVHNSQEWPDYYDEANREDLRRFFDHYLIGADNGWEHTPRVRYALLDLCGGDQTQLPADQFPPGDVAQTKYYLDGASRTLRTAPPAAADTAAYDTQGAANLVSFLLGFDEETIVVGYPKARLWVEARDADDMDLFVFLQKLDAQGTPLQEFTVPNQSARIHDVTEHGATILRYKGSEGRLRVSLRELDPAHSTDEIPAHRFDRVAKLSPGEVVEEKIELMPVGLVLRPGERLRLVISGRNLFGGWMPGLREYAPANRGQHVFHTGGARLSYLQLPITHR
- a CDS encoding acylphosphatase, which produces MNTGDPVRLTAWVHGHVQGVGFRWWTRSRALELGLTGYAKNQADGRVLVVAQGPRPSCEKLLDLLQTGRTPGSVDTVVADWSEAGEPIRGFSER
- a CDS encoding OsmC family protein, yielding MTELWVERTGTRRYTGRSSRGAEVLVGPVDVDGVFTPGELMKIALAACAGMSADQPLARRLGDDYDARVEVSGDADRDNEVYPALAETLRIDLSQLTDAEAARVHTVVARAIDSVCTVGRTLKAGTEITFEIADGRGPEA